The following proteins come from a genomic window of Enterobacter chengduensis:
- a CDS encoding methyl-accepting chemotaxis protein, which produces MRDAMVRRAKIRVKTLMLLSIFLTVTVGFTATIGFMMWQWMAQQEVLAKKHIRQIAEMQSLQVSKQLDSALTAARDMGNSALALREAGVADRQSLNQLLIHYLSAHPQFLSMSMAFEPNAFDDKDAAFAGQSGEDPAGRYARYVDRDASGKPALHLLTDLETPGSGDYYLLPKKRQKEVIIEPYIYPYNGVDVMLTSIAAPIMRDGQFLGSVTSDFSLATLQATIGAIKPWNGTGYALLLSAGNSVVSSPDKRAAGRPYAGQITGHEVTRVDDPLLKEEAFITWQDIAVGNSQTPWKLAIVTPVSEVMAEARAFLLKAVVLMALSIVAVSLVMAQIFTRKVDRPVGGEPSEAAGIALAVARGELNNTIPVRSGDTRSIFYALHTMQTQLKRIVGNISEASHSVHGGTSEISAGNLDLASRTEEQAAAIVETAASMEEISVTVKNNADNAHKATTLTDRAASLAGHGETLVNDVIVVIGEIDESARKIGEINSIVDGIAFQTNILALNAAVEAARAGEQGRGFAVVAGEVRNLAQRSANAAKEISQLIAESSGRVSKGVALVNETGVMMKQVIEAVSHVHLVINDIVQALDEQNRGISQVSTAVNQMDSTTQQNASLVQQISAAALLLDEQAKSLEKTLAFFHS; this is translated from the coding sequence ATGAGAGACGCCATGGTCCGAAGAGCAAAAATAAGAGTCAAGACGTTGATGCTATTGTCCATTTTCCTCACCGTGACGGTGGGCTTTACGGCAACGATCGGGTTTATGATGTGGCAGTGGATGGCGCAGCAGGAGGTGCTGGCCAAAAAACATATCCGCCAGATCGCCGAGATGCAATCGTTGCAGGTTAGCAAACAGCTGGACTCTGCCCTGACCGCCGCCCGGGATATGGGCAATAGCGCCCTGGCGCTGCGCGAGGCGGGCGTGGCCGATCGCCAGAGCCTGAACCAGCTGCTCATCCACTATCTGTCGGCGCATCCTCAGTTTCTATCTATGTCGATGGCCTTTGAGCCCAACGCGTTTGACGATAAAGATGCCGCCTTTGCCGGTCAGAGCGGTGAAGATCCTGCCGGACGCTATGCCCGCTATGTCGACCGCGATGCCTCTGGTAAACCCGCCCTGCACCTGCTGACGGACCTCGAAACGCCCGGCAGCGGCGATTACTATCTGCTGCCGAAAAAGCGGCAAAAAGAGGTGATCATCGAGCCCTATATTTATCCCTACAACGGCGTGGACGTGATGCTTACCTCTATTGCCGCCCCCATCATGCGGGACGGTCAGTTTCTGGGCTCGGTCACCTCTGACTTCTCGCTCGCCACGCTGCAAGCGACGATCGGCGCGATTAAACCGTGGAACGGCACGGGCTACGCTCTGCTCCTCTCGGCGGGCAATAGCGTGGTGTCCAGTCCGGACAAGCGCGCCGCAGGCAGGCCTTACGCCGGTCAGATTACCGGTCATGAGGTCACTCGGGTCGACGATCCGCTCCTGAAGGAAGAGGCGTTTATCACCTGGCAGGATATCGCCGTCGGGAATAGCCAGACGCCGTGGAAACTCGCCATTGTCACGCCGGTCAGCGAAGTCATGGCCGAAGCGCGCGCATTTTTACTGAAAGCCGTCGTCCTGATGGCGTTAAGCATCGTGGCGGTTAGCCTGGTGATGGCGCAGATCTTTACCCGCAAAGTTGACCGCCCCGTCGGGGGTGAACCTTCTGAAGCCGCCGGTATCGCCCTGGCCGTTGCGCGGGGAGAGTTGAACAACACTATCCCGGTGCGTTCCGGGGATACCCGCAGCATTTTTTATGCCCTGCACACCATGCAGACGCAGCTCAAGCGCATCGTCGGCAACATCAGCGAAGCCAGCCATTCCGTGCACGGCGGCACCAGCGAAATTTCGGCGGGTAACCTTGACCTCGCCTCGCGTACCGAAGAACAGGCGGCGGCGATTGTTGAAACGGCAGCCAGCATGGAAGAGATTTCGGTCACGGTGAAGAACAATGCCGATAACGCCCACAAGGCGACCACGCTGACCGATCGCGCCGCGAGCCTTGCCGGACATGGCGAAACGCTGGTGAACGACGTGATCGTGGTGATCGGGGAGATTGACGAGAGCGCACGCAAGATCGGTGAGATTAATAGCATCGTCGACGGCATCGCCTTCCAGACCAATATTCTGGCGCTGAATGCGGCCGTTGAAGCCGCGCGGGCTGGCGAACAGGGGCGCGGCTTCGCGGTCGTTGCAGGGGAAGTGCGCAATCTTGCCCAGCGAAGCGCTAACGCGGCAAAAGAGATCTCTCAGCTAATTGCCGAGTCCTCAGGCCGCGTAAGCAAAGGCGTTGCGCTGGTCAATGAAACCGGCGTGATGATGAAACAGGTCATTGAAGCCGTGTCGCACGTGCATCTGGTCATTAACGACATCGTTCAGGCGCTGGACGAGCAGAATCGGGGGATTAGCCAGGTCAGCACCGCCGTTAACCAGATGGACAGCACCACCCAGCAGAACGCCTCTCTGGTTCAGCAGATCTCTGCCGCAGCGCTCTTGCTGGACGAGCAGGCTAAATCGCTGGAGAAGACGCTGGCATTCTTCCATTCATAA